One genomic window of Actinoplanes lobatus includes the following:
- a CDS encoding glycosyltransferase family protein, with protein MAADDDLDAELIALGSSGTVVAPATLPAAREAVDEQVIRLRWRRLLTWRDVVAVGTFVVFAVMLTLPLWLNLDHELRDDPQDQAFFEWMLAHGARVLTDGVYPFFSDRMNYPDGVNMMANTSVLAVSLPLTPITLLFGPHVAFNVFLTGALAFTGASWYLVLSRRFVTSRLAAWVGALFCTFAPSMVSHAGGHPNIVSQFLVPLIIWRTLELRVRGRSLRNGLILAGLLIWQAFINLEVLFMTAVGLGLFCAVMAVVRRRRHRGEFLPFVRALGVTAAVTLAVLAYPLSVQFFGPQSYQGLAEFVRNFGADLASFAAYSRHSMAGETAIASRLTQNAAEENAFFGWGLIVLFLGLLVWMRRSRAVLTLGGLAILFAAMSLGPRIVLNGVDTGIPGIWALLHRIPVLDSAVPTRWAMAIAPIVGIVLALGVQRAADMMRSQPASRGPIRVAMITAVAMALVPLIPRPMATVQMDPVPGFVTTGAWRDYVDDRHTMVTLPLPDSSYPDPLRWTATTGQDLRIAGAYALLPNQNPQDPSDRTAMFSPPWRPTSGLVASIKQGNPIPEITDERREMTLADLRFWRAGVVVLTPQSRDIELLRTMSDLLGFRPTWIGGAWVWDVRELVDDPDTVLTGGEPF; from the coding sequence GTGGCCGCCGACGACGACCTGGACGCGGAGCTGATAGCCCTCGGTTCAAGTGGCACGGTGGTCGCTCCCGCGACCCTGCCCGCCGCCCGGGAAGCCGTGGATGAGCAGGTCATACGCCTGCGGTGGCGTCGCCTGCTCACGTGGCGTGACGTCGTGGCCGTCGGCACTTTCGTGGTCTTCGCGGTCATGCTGACCCTGCCGTTGTGGCTCAATCTTGATCATGAACTGCGTGATGATCCGCAGGATCAAGCTTTCTTCGAGTGGATGCTGGCGCACGGTGCCCGGGTGCTCACGGATGGCGTCTATCCGTTCTTCTCCGACCGCATGAATTACCCCGACGGGGTGAACATGATGGCCAACACCTCGGTGTTGGCCGTTTCGTTGCCACTGACGCCGATCACTCTTCTGTTCGGTCCGCATGTGGCGTTCAACGTATTTCTCACCGGCGCATTGGCATTTACCGGCGCGTCGTGGTATCTCGTGCTCTCCCGCCGGTTCGTCACCTCCCGGCTGGCCGCCTGGGTGGGCGCGCTCTTCTGCACCTTCGCGCCGAGCATGGTGTCGCACGCCGGCGGCCACCCGAACATCGTCTCCCAGTTCCTCGTCCCACTGATCATCTGGCGGACGCTGGAGCTCCGGGTTCGCGGCCGCTCGCTGCGCAACGGGCTGATCCTGGCCGGCCTGCTGATCTGGCAGGCGTTCATCAACCTCGAGGTCCTCTTCATGACCGCGGTCGGCCTCGGCCTGTTCTGCGCGGTCATGGCGGTGGTCCGGCGGCGGCGCCACCGCGGCGAGTTCCTGCCGTTCGTGCGGGCGCTCGGGGTCACCGCCGCGGTCACCCTCGCGGTGCTCGCCTACCCGCTCAGCGTCCAGTTCTTCGGCCCGCAGAGCTACCAGGGCCTGGCCGAGTTCGTCCGGAACTTCGGGGCCGACCTGGCCTCGTTCGCCGCCTACTCCCGGCACTCGATGGCCGGCGAAACGGCCATCGCGTCGCGCCTGACGCAGAACGCCGCGGAGGAGAACGCCTTCTTCGGCTGGGGCCTGATCGTCCTCTTCCTCGGCCTGCTCGTCTGGATGCGCCGCTCCCGGGCGGTGCTCACCCTCGGCGGGCTCGCGATCCTCTTCGCGGCCATGTCGCTCGGCCCGCGCATCGTGCTCAACGGGGTGGACACCGGCATCCCCGGCATCTGGGCGCTACTGCACCGCATCCCGGTGCTGGACTCCGCGGTGCCGACCCGCTGGGCGATGGCGATCGCGCCGATCGTCGGCATCGTGCTGGCCCTCGGCGTCCAGCGGGCCGCCGACATGATGCGCAGCCAGCCGGCCTCACGCGGGCCGATCCGGGTCGCGATGATCACCGCGGTGGCGATGGCGCTGGTGCCGCTGATCCCCCGGCCGATGGCCACGGTTCAGATGGACCCGGTGCCCGGGTTCGTCACCACCGGCGCCTGGCGCGACTACGTCGATGACCGGCACACCATGGTCACCCTGCCGCTGCCGGACAGCAGTTACCCGGACCCGCTGCGCTGGACCGCCACCACCGGCCAGGACCTGCGGATCGCCGGAGCGTACGCGCTGCTGCCGAACCAGAACCCGCAGGACCCGAGCGACCGGACCGCGATGTTCTCGCCGCCGTGGCGCCCGACCAGCGGCCTGGTCGCCTCGATCAAGCAGGGCAACCCGATCCCGGAGATCACCGACGAGCGGCGCGAGATGACCCTCGCCGACCTCCGGTTCTGGAGGGCCGGCGTGGTCGTGCTGACCCCGCAGAGCCGCGACATCGAACTCCTGCGCACCATGTCCGACCTGCTGGGCTTCCGTCCCACCTGGATCGGCGGCGCCTGGGTCTGGGACGTCCGCGAGCTGGTCGACGACCCGGACACCGTCCTTACCGGCGGCGAGCCCTTCTGA